In the genome of Nymphaea colorata isolate Beijing-Zhang1983 chromosome 9, ASM883128v2, whole genome shotgun sequence, one region contains:
- the LOC116260296 gene encoding uncharacterized protein LOC116260296, whose protein sequence is MAVAPIATCRRSLHSPVGRLFRASVQHQREREKGAIAASLALLLVAVDPRVSFSGSTLQLWKSCNRSSFLETSSSWSPSVALENASSKPTEEEKLCVPSFFICAFPLAGDAEVIDFSFSSSLQASSRSVAYSPSNVASSESARYCCRTVLVPAPTHVRFIKNSSPAFSASRPLECLCMSRHQFLVHQNTVVMVSIKPALTTSVCKRRNAAQLASFKLPRTCLHVIKEIGNSLRVPGAVLTNVVLIFGPRASLTLDGSTFSYETKKHGKHTWCCCLIGWYN, encoded by the exons ATGGCCGTTGCTCCAATCGCCACCTGCCGCCGGTCTCTCCATTCACCCGTCGGTCGTCTGTTTCGGGCGTCGGTCCAACACcagcgagaaagagagaagggggcCATCGCGGCATCCCTTGCCCTTCTTCTGGTGGCCGTTGATCCACGGGTGTCATTTTCAGGCTCAACGCTCCAACTCTGGAAATCCTGCAATCGATCGTCGTTTCTAGAGACGTCTTCTTCCTGGTCGCCATCGGTCGCCCTCGAAAATGCCTCGTCAAAGCCTACCGAGGAGGAGAAGCTGTGCGTCCCTAGTTTTTTTATCTGCGCCTTTCCTCTTGCTGGCGATGCCGAGGTCATcgatttttccttctcctcctccttgcaAGCTTCCTCTCGATCTGTTGCCTATTCCCCTAGTAATGTTGCTAGTTCCGAATCTGCacg ATATTGTTGCAGAACTGTACTAGTGCCTGCGCCAACACATGTAAGATTTATCAAAAATTCATCCCCAGCCTTCTCAGCTAGCCGGCCCCTTGAATGTCTGTGCATGTCTCGGCATCAATTTTTAGTTCATCAAAATACCGTCG TGATGGTGTCCATCAAGCCTGCGTTGACTACATCCGTCTGCAAACGACGGAATGCTGCTCAATTGGCTTCATTCAAGTTACCGAGAACATGTTTACATGTAATCAAGGAAATAGGGAACAGTTTGCGTGTACCAGGGGCAGTCCTGACTAATGTTGTTCTGATTTTTGGACCTAGAGCTTCGTTGACGTTGGATGGTTCAACATTTAGTTATGAGACAAAAAAACATGGCAAACATACATG GTGCTGCTGTCTGATCGGATGGTATAACTGA